AAGATGAAGAAGCCCAGAACGACGGCCGCGACTTCGAACGGCCTCCAATGCGCGCACCCGCCCTGACGCCCCCAGGGGGAAGCGGACACTCGGGAATAACGATCGCAGCTCATGTTTGGCTCCAGTTTGTGCTCGGCCCCGGTCTCCGGTCGCCGATGTCAATGTTATAAACATTAACATGGGTTTTGACAAGGAGCGGGGCCTTGGGCGCTCGCGGGACGCGCCCGCCAGCCGCAGAGATGTCGGGGGCGCAGCCCCGCCTTTCAAGACGCTTCGGGCGACGCGCTCAAAATCCAGGTGCGGTCGCAGAAGGCGACATAAAGGCGCTCCTGCCCCAGCGCCGCGCCCAGTTCGACGGCAAGGTCGTTGAGCATGGCTTCGATCTCGTCATCTGGCAGATGGCCGAGATAGGCGTGGACGGCCTCGCCGGTGAAAATGGCGACGGGCTCGCGGTCGGAGCCGGCGCCGCCGCCCTCTTTCGGCCAGGCGTAGGTGACTTCGGCGCGGGTGAACATGCCGGAGAGGGCGGGCTTTCCCGCCTCGACCCGGGCCCGCATCCAGCGCCGCGCCGTGCGCACCGCCTCGGAGACGTCGAAGACGCGCCCCTCGGGGTCCCATCCCTCGCGCAGGCCGACGGTGATGCGAAAATCCCGGCGCGGCCCGCGCGAGCCGGGGACGATGCGGTACTTTTCAGATTCGTCCATGGGCGGAAGATAGGCCTCCGGGCTTGCGCGGATGAAACGATTTGCGCTGAAGGCGGGCGCGCGCGAGTGCGCCTTACCCGCCGAGCAGCCGTCTCAGGAATCCTTTCGGCTTCTCGACGGATGCCGTCGGCGCCGCCGGCGCGGGCTGGGCGGCGGCGGTCATGCCGGTGGCGACGCGCGTCTGTTCGGCCGCCGCCTCGACGCCCGCGCGGGAGAGCAGCGCCGCGAGCGGCGGGGCCGAACTGGCCGAGACCCAGCGGCCAGCGCGGCGGGCGGCGAGATAATCGGTGAGCGCGGCCACGCTCTGCGCGTCGCGACTGCGCTCGAAATGATGCATGGCGCGCTCGACCGCGCCGGCGTCGGCGAGCATTCGCGCGGCGCGGGCGGCGTCGCGCCGCAGGAGGGGATCGGGCGAGAGGCCGATGCGCGCCTCGCACAGGATGCGCGCATCGTCTTCCTGCATGAGCGCGCCAAGCACGGCGATCTGCGCCGCTGCGTCGAGGCCGGGCGGGGCGATCCCCTCGGCGCCGCAGGCGGCGGCGTAGCGGGCGGGCAGCGGCGCCCCGCTCCGGCCTTCGGCGACGATGCGCGATTCAGTCGCGAGACCCGCGAGCGGACCGCCCTTTGCGAGCGCCGCGGCGACGGCCGGATCGGCCGCATAGGCGCCGTAGCCGCCGATCGCCTGAAGCGCCGGCGCGGCGTCGCGGGCCAGCGCCACGAAGCTCGCCTGTTGCAGCGGCTCGAACAGATCCCAAAGACCCACGGCCGAAAAGCGCCCCGGCAGGCCCGCGCGAGTCAGCGCCTCGTTGAACAGCGAGACGAGCTTTTCGCGCCGGCCCTTGAGTCCGGCGGCGCGTTCGGCGAAGGCGCGGGCGGCGGCGCCCGTGCCGATCCGCGCGCCGGCCGCCTCGGCGCGTCGCATCAGTTCGTCGAGAAGAAGATCGTCGTCGAGCCGACGCGGCGTCAGCCCATCCGCCTCCACGCGGAACAGCCGCACGAAAGGCGGCCCGCCCGGATCGGCGCCCGCGACGCCGAGATCGCCGGCGCGGGCGGCGGGGCAGACGAGACCGACGTCGTCGCCAAGCGCGGCGCCGTAGAAATCGATCTCGATCGTCTCGCCCATCCCCGCGGCGTTGCGGTCGACGCCGCGCCGCACGGCGACGCCATCGGCTTCGGCGGAGTCGGGGTCGAGCAGCAGATTGAGGAGATTGGCGACGACGACGGCGTCGGTCGCCTCGACCGCGTCGGGGTGTTCGGCGGAATCGCCAATCGCCTGGCGAATGTCGTCGAAGGTCAGCGGGTCGATCACCGGCTCGCCGGCGGCCTTTTGCTCCTGCATCCAGCCGCGCAGGCGGCGCCGCTGATTGAGCGCCATGGCGACGCAGCTTCGGCTGAGAAGCGTCGCGCTCTCTTCCAGCGAGTCTGTCAGCCGCAGGCGCAAGGCCGCGCGCGGCGCGCCATTCTCGCCGAGCCATTGCTGCATGATCGCGAAGGGGGCGTGGCGCGTGTCGGCGGCCGCCTCGCTCTCGAGCGCGCGCGCTTCGAGCAGCAGCCTGCTCTGCCAGGCGGGAAAGATGCGTCGCGCTGGCGACAGACGCAGCACCGGCGCGCCGCCCGGCCCCTGCTCGAAGGCGCGGCGCTGGCCAAACGCCCACACGAGCCGCACGCCGGCCGCGACGGTCTGCTCGCGCGCCAGCCGTTCGACGTCGCCGCGCGCCGGCAGCGGGACAAGACGAAACTGCGCCGTTTCGGACCCATTGCCCTCGGGCAGCAGCGTCATCAGCAGGCGATAGTCGCCGCCCGCGGGGAGATCGCGCTCGGCGCAAAGATGCAGCGTCAGCGCGTCGCCGTTCGCATCGGTCAGGCGCAGGTAGCGGTGCTCGGCGGGAATGTCGAACATCGCGACGCCCGCGCGCCAGCGGGGCGCGTCGATGACGTCGACGAGCGTCGGCTCTGTCGTGAAGGCGTCGTCCTGCGCCGAGACGACGGTGAGCGCCGGACGCGCCGGCGCGCGCTCGGCGCCGTCGAAGCCGCCAATGACGAGACGGCGTCCGCCGCCCCAGAAATAATCCAGTTGTTCCTGCCACATTCGCCGTAGCGCCCGGGTGATGAGTCTGCCGAATGCATGGCGCCACGGTCCATGCGCGAAGAAACGCCGGCGGCAGGATAACCGGGCGCGCCCCGGCCGCGCAAATGCGCGCAAAAGCGGCTTGACGCGCATTTGATACAGGCCCATCTTCCAGTTGTGGACTTCCTCGCGGGAGAGACCGGCCGCACGCCGGCGCCGAAGGCGAAACCGCCCCGGAAACGCTCAGGCAAAAGGACCGCGTGGATAAAGGACTCTGGAAAGCGACGCGGCGCTCTCATGCGCTTCGTCCACCGAAGGGCGTAACCCGAACCCGTCTGTAAAGGCGGTCGAGGGGAAATCTCTCAGGTCACCGGACAGAGGGGGCGCGCGGGACGCGGGAGTCCGCAAGCTGCGCTTGACGCCCAACGCCGGAGAGTCTCTCGTGACCGCTCAGCCCAACCCAGAAAACGCGCCCCTCAGCGCCTTGCCGCTCGATGCGCTGCACCGCGCGCGCGGCGCGCGCATGGCTCCCTTCGCGGGCTATGACATGCCGCTGCAATACGCCGCCGGCATTGTCTCCGAGACGCTGCACACGCGCCAGAAAGCAGGGCTTTTCGACGTGTCTCACATGGGCCAGGCGATCCTTGCCGGCGCCGGCGCCGCGCGGGCGCTGGAGTCGCTGGCGCCGGCCGATCTTGTCGGCCTTGCGCCCGGCCGCACCCGCTACACCCAGCTTCTCAATGACAAGGGCGGCATTCTCGACGATCTGATGGTGACGCGCCTGCCCGGCGTCGAGGAGCGGCTGCTGCTTGTCGTCAATGCGTCGCGCAAGGCGGATGACTTCGCGCTCATTCGCGAACGTCTGCCGCAATTCGATCTTCTGGTCTTGAACCGCGCGCTGATCGCTGTGCAGGGCCCGCGCGCGGCCTCCGTCCTCGGCGCCCTGCTCCCGGGCGCCGAGGACCTTCCCTTCCTGGCCTGGCAGGCCTTCGAGCAGGGCCCGGCCAGCGTTTTCGTGTCGCGCAGCGGCTACACCGGCGAGGATGGTTTCGAGATTTCGCTGCGGCCGGAGAACGCCGAGGGCTTCGTGACGGCGCTGCTGGACAATGGCGACGTCGGGCTGGCCGGACTCGGCGCGCGCGACGCGCTGCGGCTCGAAGCGGGCCTGCCGCTTTACGGCCACGACCTCGACGAAACCACCGATCCGGTCGAGGCCGGCCTCGCCTGGTCCATCGGCAAGCGGCGGCGCGCGGAAGGGGGCTTCCCCGGCTTCGCGCGCATCTCCGCCGGCCTGCGCGACGGTCCCGCGCGACTGCGCGTGGGCCTGCTGCCGATGTCGAAGGCGCCGGTGCGCGAAGGCGCGATGCTCATCACGCCAAACGGCGAGGTCGTCGGCCATGTCACTTCCGGCGGCTTCTCGCCGACGCTGCAGCGGCCGATCGCCATGGGCTATGTCGCGCGCAGCCACGCCCAGACCGGCGCGCAGCTGGCGACGGATCTGCGCGGAACCCGCGTACAGCTCGACGTCGCGCGCCTGCCATTCGTCGCGCATCGCTATTTCAAACCAAGGGAGGCGGCATGACCGGCCTGCGTTTCACAAAGGATCACGAATATCTGCGGATCGAGGGCGACACGGCGGTGGTCGGCATCACTGACTTCGCGCAGCAGCAGCTCGGCGACATTGTCTTCGTGGACCTGCCGAAGGTCGGCAAGAAGGTGACGAAAGGCTCCGAGCTCGCCGTCATCGAGAGCGTGAAAGCGGCGAGCGAAGTCTATGCGCCCGTCACCGGCGAAGTGATCGAGGTGAACGCCGAACTCGGCGAGAAGCCCGCGCTCGTCAATGAGTCGCCGCTCGACGGCGGCTGGCTGGTGAAGCTGCGCGTCGCGACGCCCGACGAGACCGCGTCGCTCATGGATGAAGACGGTTATGCGAGCTTCCTGAAGACACTCTGAGGATGCAAGATGCGCTACCACCCGCTGTCCGACGTTGACAGAAAAGCCATGCTCGCCACGATCGGGGTCCAGGATAGCGCGGCGCTTTATGCGCCCGCGCCCGCCTCGACGCTGATCGACGCGCCGCTCGATCTGCCGCGCCACAAGTCGGAGATCGAGGTCGAGCGCGCGCTGAGGAAACTCGCGGCGCGCAATGTGGCGGCGGGAAGCGTTCCCTTTTTCATCGGCGCCGGCGCCTATCGGCATCATGTGCCGGCGACCGTCGATCATCTCATCCAGCGGTCGGAATTTCTGACCAGCTATACGCCCTATCAGCCGGAGATTTCGCAAGGGACGCTGCAGACGCTCTTCGAGTTCCAGACGCAGGTGGCTCTCCTGACCGGCATGGAGGTCGCCAACGCCTCCATGTATGACGGCTCCACCGGGACCGCCGAAGCCGTGCTGATGGCGCATCGCCTGACCGGGCGGCGCAAGGCGCTGCTTTCGGGCGGGCTGCATCCGCAATACGCCGAGGTCGTGCGCACCATTTCGCGGCTCGCGGAAGACAGCGTCGCCGACATGCCGCCCGATGTAGATTGCGTCGAGGATCTGATCGCGCGGATCGACGACACGCTCTCCTGCGTCGTGGTGCAGACGCCGGATTTCTTCGGGCATCTGCGCGATCTGACGCCCATCGCCGACGCCTGCCATCGCCATGGCGCGCTGCTTGTCGCGGTGTTCACGGAAGCGGTGTCGCTCGGGCTGCTCACGCCGCCGGGAGCCATGGGCGCCGATATTGTCGTGGGCGAGGGGCAATCCATCGGCAATACGCTGAATTTCGGCGGCCCCTATGTCGGGCTCTTCGCCACGCGTCAGGAATTCGTCCGGCAGATGCCCGGCCGCGTCGCAGGCGAGAGCGTCGACGCCGATGGGCGCCGCGCCTTCGTGCTCACCCTCTCGACGCGCGAACAGCATATCCGCCGCGACAAGGCGACGTCGAACATCTGCACCAATTCGGGCCTGTGCGCGCTCGCCTTCACCATCCATCTCACCCTGCTCGGCGAAGCGGGGCTGACCAGGCTTGCGCGTCTGAACCATGCGAACGCCGTGGCGCTGGCCGACATGCTGGCGCAGGCGCCGGGGATCGAGGTTCTTAATCAGAGCTTCTTCAACGAATTCACCTTGCGCCTTCCCTGCGACGCGGCCGCGCTCGTCGAGCGAATGGCGGCGAAGGGCGTGCTCGCGGGCGTCCCCGTCTCGCGGCTTCTGCCCGACGCGGGTCTCGACGATCTCCTCGTCGTCGCCAGCACGGAAACCAACACGCCTCAGGACCGCGCCGCCTTTGTCTCGGCGCTGAAGGAGTCGCTCTAAGATGCTCGACCGTCCCGCGATCAATCCCGAAGAGACGCCCGAAACCTTCACCGGCAATCGCGGCCTCGATCAGGAAGAACCCTTGCTGTTCGAAATCGGCCGGCTCGAGACGACGGGCGTGGACGTCGACGAGGCGCCGGACGTCGCGCCGCGTCTGGGCGGGCTGGAGCGCAAGGGCCCCATCGGTCTCCCCGGTCTCTCCGAGCCGGAGACGATGCGCCATTACGTGCGCCTGTCGCGGCGCAATTATTCGATCGACGCGGGGCTTTATCCACTCGGCTCCTGCACGATGAAGCACAATCCGCGGCTGAACGAAAAGATGGCGCGGCTCGATGGCTTCGCCGACATTCATCCCTTGCAGCCGGTCTCGACCGCGCAGGGCGCGCTTGCGCTGATGGAGGAGCTGGCGCATTGGCTGATGACGCTCACCAATACGCACGCCATCGCGCTCTCGCCCAAGGCCGGCGCGCATGGCGAGCTGTGCGGCATGATGGCGATCAAATCCGCCATCGCGGCGCGGGGCGAGGGCGCGTCGCGCAATGTCGTGCTCATTCCGCAATCGGCCCATGGCACCAATCCCGCCACGGCGGCGCTGCTGGGGTTTTCCGTGCGCGTCGTGCCGGCGGCCGCGGACGGGACCGTGCGCGCGGAAGCTGTGCGCACGGCGCTCGGCCCCGATGTCGCGGCGATCATGCTCACCAATCCCAACACCTGCGGCCTGTTCGAGCGCGAGATCGTCGAGATCGCCGAGGCCGCGCATGAGGCAGGCGCGTATTTTTATTGCGACGGCGCCAATTTCAACGCGATCGCCGGCGTCGCGCGGCCCGGCGATTTCGGCGTCGACGCCATGCACATCAATCTCCACAAGACCTTCTCGACCCCGCATGGCGGCGGCGGTCCCGGCGCGGGGCCGGTGGTGCTGTCGGAACGTCTTGCGCCTTTCGCGCCGGTTCCCTTCATCCGCCGCGCGGGCGACAGGCTCGAACTCGTCGAACATGCGGAAGGCACGCAGAGCTTCGGCCGCATGACGGCGTTTCATGGGCAGATGGGCATGTTCGTGCGCGCGCTCGCCTATCTTCTGGCGCATGGCGCCGATGGCGTGGCGCAGGCGTCGAAGGACGCCGTGCTCTCTGCGAATTACGTGCGCGCCGCGCTACGCGATGTCATGACGCCGCCCTTCGGGGATCAGCTCTGCATGCATGAAGTTCTGTTCGATGACGCCTGGCTGAAGGGAACGGGCGTCTCGACGCTCGATTTCGCCAAGGCGATGATCGACGAGGGCTATCACCCCATGACTATGTATTTCCCGCTGGTGGTGCATGGGGCGATGCTGATCGAGCCGACGGAGTCTGAATCCAAGGCGGCGCTCGATCTCTTCATCGCCACGCTGCGCGATCTCGCGCGATCGGCGCAGGAGGGCGATACGCAGCGGTTCACCCAGGCGCCGAGGCTTGCGCCGCGCCGCCGCGTCGATGAAACGCTGGCCGCGCGCAAGCCGGTGTTGCGCTGGCGCGCGGCGTAGCCGGTATCTGAAACTTACGCGTAGCGCGGCGCCCGCAGGGCGTCGCGACGGCGGCGATCCTGCGCAGGCTGATAGGCGACGCTGGCGTGATGGGCGCAATAGGGGCCGCCGCCGATCGGCGAATGCGCGCCGCAGAAGCGAAACTCCGGCGTCGTCGGATCGCCCATGGGCCAGCGGCACATGGATTCACGCAGCTCCATCAGCGTCACCCGCTCGGACATGGGAATGACGACTTCCTCCGGCGTCACGCGGGCGACCGCCATCGTCTGCGGCGCGAAGGCCAGAGCGACATTGCCATGAACCACCGGACCGTGGCTCGCCGGTCCGTGACCGCCGTGACCGCCATTGCGCGCGGCGATCGCCGGCGCGGCGCTGGCCGCCTGTTGCGGACGCGGCGCCTTGGCGGGGCGCGGCCGCGCGCCGGCGGCGGATTTGGCGCGTTCGGCGAGGCCGAGGCGGTGAATCTTGCCGATCACGGCGTTGCGCGTGATGCCCGGACCCAGCTCCGCGGCCACCTGGCTCGCGCTGAGGCCGTCGCTCCACAATTTGCGCAAGAGCTCGACGCGTTCCTCGCTCCAAGACATGTTCATTGACCTCCAGCGGTCGGTTCGAGCGGTCATGGCAATACACAGCCATTCGCCTTGCCGGGGCGACCGGCGGCGGGTGACGCGCATCGAAACTCGAGAAGCGCCGTGCGGGTGAAAAACGCGTCCGCACCGGCGAGAAAAACTTGACGAGCCTTTTGAATCACGGGCGCGAGTCGCTGGCAAGCAGAAGGGGGCGTTCTCAACAGGCTTTCCTGCGCTTTCGCCGCCGAGTGTTGCCGGCGCGACTCACTTGAAGGGGGTTTTTGATTGTCAAGCGGCTTTTAGGGCGCCGGATGGCGCGCGCGGTCTTTCTGGTCTTCCCGCGTCGCGGCCCTGCGCCCCGGCGCCGGGCGGGCGGCGGCGGCCCGGATTTGACCACCGGCGCGCCCGCGCATAAAATCAAGGAGAGAGGTAGCCGCCCGGCAACGGGCGGCGCTTTGTTTTTGGGGCCCGGCCGGGCGCGGGTCCCTGTCGTCTCGGAGCTTTATTTTGACTTCTGCGCTCTATCCGACCTATGCGCGGGCCGATATCGCCTTTTCCCGGGGCGACGGCGCATGGCTCATCGCGGAAAACGGCGACCGCTATCTCGATTTCGCCTCCGGCGTCGCGGTGCTGTCGCTTGGCCACGCGCATCCGCATCTCGTCGAGACCCTGGCGGAAGCCGCCCAAAAGCCCTGGCACGTTTCCAATCTCTACCGCATCCCGCAGGCCGAGCGCCTCGCCGAGCGCCTCGTCGCCGCGACTTTCGCCGATGTGGTCTTCTTCACCAATTCCGGCGCGGAAGCCGTCGAGGCCGCGATCAAGACCGCGCGGAAATATCACGCCGCCAACGGCCAGCCCGAGCGTTTTCGCCTCATCACCTTTGAAGGCGCCTTCCACGGCCGCACGCTCGCGACCATCGCCGCGGGCGGGAATCCCAAATATATCGAGGGTTTCGGCCCCCCGGTCGAGGGTTTCGACCAGGTTCCCTTCGCCGATCTCGCGGCGGTCGAGGCCGCCGTCACCGACGAAACCGCCGGCGTTCTGCTGGAGCCCGTGCAGGGCGAGGGCGGCCTGCGCGTCTTCCCGCCGGAGTTCCTGCGCCAGCTGCGCCGGCTCTGCGACGAACGCGGCCTGCTGCTGGTGCTGGACGAAGTCCAGTGCGGCGTCGGCCGCACCGGCCGGTTTCTGGCGATTGAACATGCGGGCGTCGCGCCCGACATTGTGGCGCTCGCCAAGGGTCTCGGCGGGGGCTTCCCGATCGGCGCCTGTCTCGCCACGCAAGAGGCGGCGAAGGGCATGACGCTCGGCACGCATGGCTCGACCTTCGGCGGCAATCCGCTCGCGGCCTCCGTGGGCGGCGCCGTGCTCGACGTGGTGCTGTCCGAGGGCTTTCTGCCGCGCGTCGCGTCGCTGGGCGGCCTGCTGCGCCAGCGCCTCGCCGAGCTGCAGGATCGCCATGGCGCGATCATCGAGACGGTGCGGGGCGAAGGCCTGATGTTCGGCCTCAAGACGCGCGTCCCGAATGGCGACTTTGCCGCCGCCGCCCGCGCGGAGGGGCTTTTGACTGTTCTCGCCGGCGACAATGTCGTGCGCCTGCTGCCGCCGCTGATCATCGACGAAACGCATATCGCCGAGGCCGTTGCGCGCCTCGAGCGCGCCTGTGCGCGGCTCGCGGCGCCGGCCAAGCAGATGGGGGCGGCCTGATGACCGCGCATTCCATGACACGGCCGCGCCACTTCCTCGACATCTGCGATTTCACCCATGCGGAGCTGCGCCACATCCTCGATCTGGCGAAGGCGCTGAAGGCGAAGCGCGTCAAGGGCCTGCCGCCGGTCGAGCGCCCGCTCGCCGGCAAATATCTCGCCATGATCTTCGACAAGCCCTCGACGCGCACGCGCGTCTCCTTCGACATCGCCATGCGCGATCTCGGCGGCGAGTCGATCATGCTCACCGGCGGCGAGATGCAGCTCGGCCGCGGCGAGACCATCGCCGACACGGCGCGCGTTCTGTCGCGTTTCGCCGACGCGGTGATGATCCGCATTCTCTCGCATGACGATCTGATGGAGCTCGCGCGCTTTGCGACCATCCCGGTCATCAACGGGCTGACCAAGGTCTCGCATCCCTGCCAGATCATGGCCGATCTGCTCACCTTCGAGGAGCGGCTCGGGCCGATCGAGGGCCGCACGGTCGCCTGGGTGGGCGACTCCAACAATGTGCTGGCGAGCTGGGCGCACGCCGCCGCGCGTTTCGGCTTCACCATCAATGTCGCGACGCCGGGCGAGCTGGCGCCGCCGCAGAGCCTGCTCGACTGGGCGGCGGCGGAGGGCGCGGCGATGAACGTCACGCGCGATCCGTATGAGGCGGTCGCCGGCGCCGACGCCGTCATCACCGACTGCTGGGTCTCGATGGGCGACGCCGACGAGGACTTCCGCCGCCGGGTTCTCGCGCCATATCAGGTGAATGCGCAACTCATGCGCGCCGCCGCGAAGGACGCCGTCTTCATGCATTGCCTGCCCGCCCATCGCGGCGAGGAAGTCACCGACGAGGTGATGGACGGACCGCAATCGGTCGTGTTCGACGAGGCCGAGAACCGCCTGCACGCGCAAAAGGGCGTGCTCGCCTGGTGCCTCGCGCCGGGGATCGATTGATGACGGAGAGCCCCAGCCGGCCGGTGTCGGCGGAGGCGCGGGACGATCGCGTCACGCCCTTCGCCGTCGAGGCGCTGGATCTGCGCGGCCGTCTCGTGCGCCTCGGGCCGACCGTCGACGCCATTCTCACCCATTATGATTATCCGCCGCAGGTCGCGCGCCTGCTTGGCGAGGCGGTCGCGCTCGCGGCGCTGCTCGGCTCCATTCTCGAGTCGCATGGCCGCTTTCAGTTGCAGACCCGCAGCGACGGCCCCGTCGACATGCTGGTTGTCGACTACGACGCGCCAGGTAAGCTGCGCGGCTTCGCCCGTTTCGACGCGGCCCGCCTCGCGGAGGTCACCGACCCGGCTCCCGCCGCGCTCCTCGGGCGCGGCCATCTCGCGCTCACCATCGAGCGTGAGGAGGACGCCGCGCGCTATCAGGGCGTCGTGCCGCTCGAAGGCGAGAGCCTCGCGGAAGCGGCGCATATGTATTTTCGCCAGTCCGAGCAGATTCCGTCATTCGTGCGCCTTGCGGTCGGTGAACTGGTGACGCCGCAGGGCCGCAGCTGGCGGGCGGGCGGGCTGCTGCTGCAATATCTGCCGGTCGCCGGCGCCCGCATCCGCGAACTGCCGCCGGGCGACGCGCCCGAGGACGCGGGGGCGGAGACGGAGGAAGACGACGCCTGGCTCGAGGGTCAGGCGCTCGCCGGAACGATCGAAGATCACGAACTGGTCGACCCCTCGCTGTCGGGCGAGCGGCTGCTGTTCCGGCTTTTCCATGAGCGCGGGGTGAAAGTGTTCAACGAGCGCCCGCTCGTTGAATTCTGCCGCTGCTCGACGGAGCGCATCGAGCGGCTGCTGAAAAGCTTCTCTCCGGAAGAGCGC
The DNA window shown above is from Methylocystis echinoides and carries:
- the gcvT gene encoding glycine cleavage system aminomethyltransferase GcvT, which codes for MTAQPNPENAPLSALPLDALHRARGARMAPFAGYDMPLQYAAGIVSETLHTRQKAGLFDVSHMGQAILAGAGAARALESLAPADLVGLAPGRTRYTQLLNDKGGILDDLMVTRLPGVEERLLLVVNASRKADDFALIRERLPQFDLLVLNRALIAVQGPRAASVLGALLPGAEDLPFLAWQAFEQGPASVFVSRSGYTGEDGFEISLRPENAEGFVTALLDNGDVGLAGLGARDALRLEAGLPLYGHDLDETTDPVEAGLAWSIGKRRRAEGGFPGFARISAGLRDGPARLRVGLLPMSKAPVREGAMLITPNGEVVGHVTSGGFSPTLQRPIAMGYVARSHAQTGAQLATDLRGTRVQLDVARLPFVAHRYFKPREAA
- the gcvH gene encoding glycine cleavage system protein GcvH, with product MTGLRFTKDHEYLRIEGDTAVVGITDFAQQQLGDIVFVDLPKVGKKVTKGSELAVIESVKAASEVYAPVTGEVIEVNAELGEKPALVNESPLDGGWLVKLRVATPDETASLMDEDGYASFLKTL
- the gcvPA gene encoding aminomethyl-transferring glycine dehydrogenase subunit GcvPA, translated to MRYHPLSDVDRKAMLATIGVQDSAALYAPAPASTLIDAPLDLPRHKSEIEVERALRKLAARNVAAGSVPFFIGAGAYRHHVPATVDHLIQRSEFLTSYTPYQPEISQGTLQTLFEFQTQVALLTGMEVANASMYDGSTGTAEAVLMAHRLTGRRKALLSGGLHPQYAEVVRTISRLAEDSVADMPPDVDCVEDLIARIDDTLSCVVVQTPDFFGHLRDLTPIADACHRHGALLVAVFTEAVSLGLLTPPGAMGADIVVGEGQSIGNTLNFGGPYVGLFATRQEFVRQMPGRVAGESVDADGRRAFVLTLSTREQHIRRDKATSNICTNSGLCALAFTIHLTLLGEAGLTRLARLNHANAVALADMLAQAPGIEVLNQSFFNEFTLRLPCDAAALVERMAAKGVLAGVPVSRLLPDAGLDDLLVVASTETNTPQDRAAFVSALKESL
- the gcvPB gene encoding aminomethyl-transferring glycine dehydrogenase subunit GcvPB, with amino-acid sequence MLDRPAINPEETPETFTGNRGLDQEEPLLFEIGRLETTGVDVDEAPDVAPRLGGLERKGPIGLPGLSEPETMRHYVRLSRRNYSIDAGLYPLGSCTMKHNPRLNEKMARLDGFADIHPLQPVSTAQGALALMEELAHWLMTLTNTHAIALSPKAGAHGELCGMMAIKSAIAARGEGASRNVVLIPQSAHGTNPATAALLGFSVRVVPAAADGTVRAEAVRTALGPDVAAIMLTNPNTCGLFEREIVEIAEAAHEAGAYFYCDGANFNAIAGVARPGDFGVDAMHINLHKTFSTPHGGGGPGAGPVVLSERLAPFAPVPFIRRAGDRLELVEHAEGTQSFGRMTAFHGQMGMFVRALAYLLAHGADGVAQASKDAVLSANYVRAALRDVMTPPFGDQLCMHEVLFDDAWLKGTGVSTLDFAKAMIDEGYHPMTMYFPLVVHGAMLIEPTESESKAALDLFIATLRDLARSAQEGDTQRFTQAPRLAPRRRVDETLAARKPVLRWRAA
- a CDS encoding GcrA family cell cycle regulator, whose translation is MSWSEERVELLRKLWSDGLSASQVAAELGPGITRNAVIGKIHRLGLAERAKSAAGARPRPAKAPRPQQAASAAPAIAARNGGHGGHGPASHGPVVHGNVALAFAPQTMAVARVTPEEVVIPMSERVTLMELRESMCRWPMGDPTTPEFRFCGAHSPIGGGPYCAHHASVAYQPAQDRRRRDALRAPRYA
- a CDS encoding aspartate aminotransferase family protein; translated protein: MTSALYPTYARADIAFSRGDGAWLIAENGDRYLDFASGVAVLSLGHAHPHLVETLAEAAQKPWHVSNLYRIPQAERLAERLVAATFADVVFFTNSGAEAVEAAIKTARKYHAANGQPERFRLITFEGAFHGRTLATIAAGGNPKYIEGFGPPVEGFDQVPFADLAAVEAAVTDETAGVLLEPVQGEGGLRVFPPEFLRQLRRLCDERGLLLVLDEVQCGVGRTGRFLAIEHAGVAPDIVALAKGLGGGFPIGACLATQEAAKGMTLGTHGSTFGGNPLAASVGGAVLDVVLSEGFLPRVASLGGLLRQRLAELQDRHGAIIETVRGEGLMFGLKTRVPNGDFAAAARAEGLLTVLAGDNVVRLLPPLIIDETHIAEAVARLERACARLAAPAKQMGAA
- the argF gene encoding ornithine carbamoyltransferase — translated: MTAHSMTRPRHFLDICDFTHAELRHILDLAKALKAKRVKGLPPVERPLAGKYLAMIFDKPSTRTRVSFDIAMRDLGGESIMLTGGEMQLGRGETIADTARVLSRFADAVMIRILSHDDLMELARFATIPVINGLTKVSHPCQIMADLLTFEERLGPIEGRTVAWVGDSNNVLASWAHAAARFGFTINVATPGELAPPQSLLDWAAAEGAAMNVTRDPYEAVAGADAVITDCWVSMGDADEDFRRRVLAPYQVNAQLMRAAAKDAVFMHCLPAHRGEEVTDEVMDGPQSVVFDEAENRLHAQKGVLAWCLAPGID
- a CDS encoding Hsp33 family molecular chaperone, whose protein sequence is MTESPSRPVSAEARDDRVTPFAVEALDLRGRLVRLGPTVDAILTHYDYPPQVARLLGEAVALAALLGSILESHGRFQLQTRSDGPVDMLVVDYDAPGKLRGFARFDAARLAEVTDPAPAALLGRGHLALTIEREEDAARYQGVVPLEGESLAEAAHMYFRQSEQIPSFVRLAVGELVTPQGRSWRAGGLLLQYLPVAGARIRELPPGDAPEDAGAETEEDDAWLEGQALAGTIEDHELVDPSLSGERLLFRLFHERGVKVFNERPLVEFCRCSTERIERLLKSFSPEERADMVGDDGRIGVTCEFCATFRSFDPADVA